From a single Triplophysa rosa linkage group LG1, Trosa_1v2, whole genome shotgun sequence genomic region:
- the arl2 gene encoding ADP-ribosylation factor-like protein 2: MGLLTILKKMKHKEREMRLLMLGLDNAGKTTILKKFNGEDVSTISPTLGFNIKTLEHRGFNLNIWDVGGQKSLRSYWRNYFESTDGLVWVVDSADRLRLEDCRKELSTLLLEERLAGATLLVFANKQDLPGALSKDAIREVLGLDDIKMHHWCIVGCSAVTGENLLTGVDWLLDDIAARIFTAD; this comes from the exons ATGGGTTTACTTACGATCTTGAAGAAGATGAAGCACAAGGAGCGCGAAATGCGACTACTGATGCT TGGTCTTGACAATGCTGGAAAAACAACCATCCTGAAAAAGTTTAATGGTGAAGATGTCAGCACTATTTCTCCAACGTTGGGGTTCAACATAAAGACTCTAGAGCATAGGGG GTTTAATCTGAATATCTGGGATGTGGGAGGTCAGAAGTCGTTGCGGTCGTACTGGAGGAATTATTTTGAAAGCACAGATGGACTGGTGTGGGTAGTGGACAGTGCAGACAGATTGAGACTGGAAGACTGCAGAAAAGAGCTGAGTACTTTATTACTAGAGGAG CGATTAGCAGGAGCCACTCTGCTAGTGTTTGCCAACAAACAAGACCTGCCTGGTGCGCTATCAAAAGATGCCATACGAGAG GTTTTAGGCCTGGATGACATTAAGATGCATCATTGGTGTATAGTGGGATGCAGTGCAGTGACTGGTGAAAACCTGCTGACAGGCGTGGACTGGTTACTTGATGATATAGCAGCTCGGATCTTTACAGCTGACTGA
- the batf2 gene encoding basic leucine zipper transcriptional factor ATF-like → MPVAFMDNFDRSSPFSQSDSQSPQDWTTEQTGEHKHQRRDKNRDAARKSRRKQTQKADVLHEELQTLEQSNAAYLKEIAELKKELQFYTTALEQHEPHCIKLCPHGPPVSMTVQGCPSTATPPPSDIPDPNPLPLDLDFFSGSPHNSTEMSLTELIDSSEFSPWDIVNGVGYLPQI, encoded by the exons ATGCCGGTTGCCTTCATGGACAACTTTGACCGAAGCAGCCCTTTCTCGCAAAGTGATTCGCAAAGTCCTCAAGACTGG ACGACAGAACAAACAGGTGAACATAAGCATCAGCGCAGAGACAAGAACAGAGATGCAGCTCGCAAGAGTCGCAGAAAACAGACGCAAAAAGCAGACGTGTTGCACGAG GAACTCCAAACTCTAGAGCAGTCCAATGCTGCATACCTGAAAGAAATCGCCGAACTGAAGAAAGAGCTTCAATTCTATACCACTGCTTTGGAACAACACGAACCTCATTGCATTAAACTGTGCCCACATGGTCCACCAGTATCCATGACTGTTCAAGGATGTCCATCCACAGCTACACCCCCTCCCTCAGATATCCCTGATCCTAACCCCTTGCCCTTGGACCTTGATTTTTTCTCGGGCTCTCCACATAATTCAACGGAAATGTCATTAACAGAACTCATTGACAGTAGCGAATTTTCTCCGTGGGACATTGTGAATGGTGTTGGCTACTTGCCgcaaatttaa